The following coding sequences lie in one Salmo salar chromosome ssa13, Ssal_v3.1, whole genome shotgun sequence genomic window:
- the LOC106567436 gene encoding ubiquitin domain-containing protein 2, with protein sequence MGGCVGSHHDSSGSLNENSDGTGVALGRNQALKREKPKWKSDYPMTDGQLRSKRDEFWDTAPAFEGRKEIWDALRAAAQAFESNDHELAQAIIDGASITLPHGALTECYDELGNRYQLPVYCLSPPVNMIEEKSDLESLEVSEPPPSEGQECQLRLRLSTGRDLRLAVRTTDTVQHMKRRLQTVEGVAAATQRWFFSGRPLTDKMKLEELKISRDYVVQVIVSQPPAPLPTQAPPSPTPVTPATLPQDPTPVEN encoded by the exons TGGCTCTTGGGCGTAACCAGGCCTTGAAGAGAGAGAAGCCCAAATGGAAGAGTGACTATCCAATGACGGACGGCCAGCTGCGCAGTAAGCGGGATGAGTTCTGGGACACTGCGCCCGCCTTCGAGGGCCGCAAGGAGATCTGGGACGCACTCAGGGCCGCCGCCCAGGCCTTCGAGAGCAACGACCATGAACTGGCCCAGGCCATCATCGACGGGGCCAGCATAACATTGCCACACG GCGCGCTGACTGAGTGCTATGACGAGCTGGGGAACCGCTACCAGCTGCCAGTCTACTGCCTGTCTCCACCTGTCAACATGATCGAGGAGAAGAGTGACCTGGAGAGTCTGGAGGTCAGCGAGCCGCCACCCAGCGAGGGCCAGGAGTGCCAGCTGCGCCTGCGCTTGTCTACGGGCCGGGACCTGCGCCTGGCAGTGAGGACCACGGACACGGTGCAGCACATGAAGCGCCGGCTGCAGACGGTGGAGGGCGTGGCGGCGGCCACCCAGCGCTGGTTCTTCTCGGGCCGGCCACTCACAGACAAGATGAAGCTGGAGGAGTTGAAGATCTCCAGGGACTACGTGGTGCAGGTGATCGTCAGCCAGCCGCCCGCCCCCCTGCCCACCCAGGCACCGCCCTCCCCCACACCAGTCACGCCAGCCACGCTACCCCAGGACCCCACACCCGTGGAAAACTAG
- the LOC106567437 gene encoding interleukin-12 subunit beta, with amino-acid sequence MNMLLLNVLYLILHMASSSQHETIVPLMPNVLVVKVDRKVFTETQVPLRCGDYQDTEVIWWNGEERLENKGNQINVTVVEMMGGNYSCHNPAGDYLNHTLVLVQDIPSPNRTRRVLEKSHDTDKDEYIRCLAKNYSGIFHCSWKKTEYRMSAAAVFVQVGRTISCSVDSDGEGLTCQDRESCPFAEELSRIHLTVYFRTNYLLEDYTITPFYIQEIVKPDKIDITKVEGNTFQWGYPATWSRPCSYFPLTFRVKVVQHEASCDSKEKVFISETNINATEFTVRSSYKKYCFCLGAKDDLVDSQWSQWTRHEVKNKPKKH; translated from the exons ATGAACATGTTACTACTCAACGTCTTGTATCTCATCCTACATATGGCATCGAGCAGTCAACACGAGACCATTGTGCCTCTCATGCCAAATG TACTTGTCGTTAAGGTGGATCGAAAGGTCTTCACTGAGACGCAGGTCCCTCTGCGATGTGGGGACTACCAGGACACAGAGGTGATCTGGTGGAATGGCGAGGAGCGTCTAGAAAACAAAGGGAACCAGATAAATGTGACAGTGGTGGAGATGATGGGAGGGAACTACAGCTGCCACAACCCTGCTGGAGACTACCTCAACCACACTCTGGTGCTGGTGCAGGACATACCGTCACCCAACAGAACGAGACGCGTCCTGGAGAAGTCACATGACACAGATAAagatg AGTACATCAGATGTTTGGCGAAAAATTACAGTGGAATATTTCATTGCTCTTGGAAGAAGACCGAATATCGGATGTCAGCAGCTGCTGTTTTTGTCCAAGTAGGACG CACCATCTCCTGCTCCGTAGACAGTGATGGCGAAGGCCTGACCTGCCAGGACCGGGAGAGCTGCCCCTTCGCTGAGGAGTTGTCCCGCATCCATCTCACTGTATACTTCAGGACTAACTACCTCCTAGAGGACTACACCATCACACCCTTCTACATCCAAGAAATAG TGAAGCCAGACAAGATCGACATCACCAAGGTGGAGGGGAACACATTTCAGTGGGGGTACCCAGCGACATGGAGCCGCCCATGCTCTTACTTCCCCCTCACATTCCGAGTCAAAGTGGTCCAACATGAGGCAAGCTGTGACTCTAAGGAAAAG GTGTTTATAAGTGAAACCAACATAAATGCAACAGAATTCACTGTTCGTTCCAGCTACAAAAAATATTGTTTCTGCCTCGGGGCAAAGGATGACCTGGTTGACTCCCAATGGAGCCAGTGGACACGTCATGA GGTGAAGAATAAACCTAAGAAACATTGA